A stretch of Lactuca sativa cultivar Salinas chromosome 6, Lsat_Salinas_v11, whole genome shotgun sequence DNA encodes these proteins:
- the LOC111905402 gene encoding uncharacterized protein LOC111905402 — protein MDSDFLYFVEHVASCPNLTEEYLSDLWISLFKSHQQNRFGKPMPWIGMYIALASLICILAMVADLLHGLRNRKLWFPCKYFTVNAASLTVIAVAIKLPMDLTNLMPSYEDQATKLGSVSFMCAIMSNLLPSLATMNSKELVTNMIALGVLVITLVVNVCIQINTGVLSYHEFETVVRIGSNDGAYKLFYPSVNIMLTIIYVVVLLMLLIIYACSSLAILKSKQILESKYQAAHQTTLKDQELQQPSVEKLKQHVNNYWIMAKTGSPQFMTASFATTSASGVICALTTVLHIWSMPIFRIPHTKDFKSDYNWLMLVIRIVQLIGVILGTIAPLARCFATLTFKLSVKWIWRHIKVFKVESYWTQKLSDWKYSSIPFASSRRQCKIVIQTLKILVLNICISFQLIVVVACKIITLIPIFFVICVLYCLRCWKWLKAMFRVSRVNWEQNPEEQLGKDKDLGRYVLQLEDDMEFPERTLKGILKSVNHLIQKAEKRQPNNLMKLLAESRGFEGVEKFDSHHVPPLLSEEYLNCWSLPLVTLTTIAMSLPNIQKNIVDRLLISGVREGLVYVTLVEESLNGTDDHVSIQNAAKTVWLEVEVYHTWLGNKLQKPDPQVNTAGQILQWLSDTAKKMVIKDEGMRTGVPNENSKWRCISANSMYRVTETILLSYHEDVDQLSQEELFVQISLMSADILAACLTNLPQVIAMKCHTRAIEKREASVHAAAQLLGEATKIINTLQERELPCLDPDELASIDKWRAYLKDPFP, from the coding sequence ATGGATTCCGACTTTCTATATTTTGTGGAGCATGTGGCATCTTGCCCCAATCTCACAGAAGAATATCTATCTGACCTTTGGATTTCACTGTTCAAGTCACATCAGCAAAACAGATTCGGTAAACCTATGCCATGGATTGGGATGTATATCGCATTAGCATCTCTGATTTGCATCCTTGCAATGGTGGCTGATCTTTTACATGGTCTGAGGAACAGAAAGCTATGGTTTCCGTGTAAATATTTCACTGTGAATGCAGCTTCTCTCACTGTGATAGCTGTTGCTATAAAGCTACCCATGGATCTTACTAATCTAATGCCAAGTTATGAGGACCAGGCTACCAAGCTTGGAAGTGTGAGCTTTATGTGCGCCATAATGTCTAATCTATTGCCTTCTCTAGCAACTATGAACAGCAAGGAACTTGTGACAAATATGATAGCTTTAGGCGTTCTGGTAATCACCTTGGTTGTGAATGTCTGCATTCAAATAAACACGGGAGTCCTCTCCTATCATGAATTCGAGACTGTGGTCAGAATTGGTTCTAATGATGGAGCTTATAAACTATTCTACCCATCTGTTAATATCATGCTAACAATCATTTATGTGGTTGTGTTACTCATGTTGTTGATAATATATGCATGTTCATCTTTAGCAATTCTAAAGTCCAAACAAATTCTGGAATCGAAATACCAAGCAGCTCATCAAACAACTTTAAAGGATCAAGAGCTACAACAACCGAGTGTTGAGAAGCTAAAGCAACATGTGAACAACTACTGGATTATGGCAAAAACTGGAAGCCCCCAATTCATGACAGCTTCCTTCGCTACAACCTCTGCTTCTGGGGTAATATGTGCTTTAACCACTGTCTTACATATTTGGAGTATGCCTATTTTCAGGATTCCACATACAAAGGACTTTAAGTCGGATTATAATTGGTTAATGTTAGTGATTCGCATAGTACAACTTATTGGAGTCATTCTGGGTACAATTGCCCCACTTGCTAGATGCTTTGCAACTTTAACCTTTAAGTTATCCGTAAAGTGGATTTGGAGGCATATCAAGGTCTTTAAAGTAGAGAGCTACTGGACACAGAAATTATCTGATTGGAAATACAGCAGCATACCATTCGCATCCAGTAGGCGTCAATGCAAGATTGTTATCCAGACTTTGAAAATCTTAGTTCTCAACATTTGTATATCCTTTCAGCTGATAGTCGTGGTAGCATGCAAAATTATAACACTCATTCCAATTTTCTTTGTCATATGTGTCTTGTATTGTCTCCGATGTTGGAAGTGGTTAAAGGCCATGTTTCGGGTTTCACGTGTTAACTGGGAACAAAACCCCGAGGAGCAACTTGGAAAAGATAAAGATCTTGGCCGGTATGTTTTGCAACTTGAAGATGACATGGAGTTTCCTGAGAGAACATTGAAAGGGATTTTAAAATCCGTGAACCATTTGATCCAAAAGGCTGAAAAACGACAACCCAACAATCTTATGAAACTTCTAGCAGAATCTAGAGGTTTTGAAGGAGTTGAAAAGTTTGACAGCCATCATGTTCCACCTTTACTTTCAGAAGAATATCTCAATTGTTGGAGCTTGCCATTGGTAACTCTGACAACAATCGCCATGTCTCTTCCTAACATCCAAAAGAACATAGTCGATCGCTTGCTGATTAGTGGTGTGAGAGAAGGTCTTGTATATGTCACACTTGTGGAAGAAAGCCTCAATGGTACCGATGATCATGTAAGCATTCAAAATGCGGCTAAAACTGTGTGGCTAGAAGTTGAAGTCTACCACACATGGTTAGGAAACAAGCTGCAAAAACCTGATCCTCAAGTAAATACAGCAGGACAGATTCTTCAATGGTTGAGCGATACAGCTAAAAAAATGGTTATCAAGGATGAAGGTATGCGTACTGGAGTCCCAAATGAAAATTCTAAGTGGAGGTGTATTTCTGCCAATTCAATGTATCGTGTCACAGAAACAATCCTGCTTTCCTACCATGAGGATGTTGACCAGCTTAGCCAGGAGGAACTATTTGTGCAAATATCGTTAATGTCAGCTGATATATTGGCTGCATGCCTCACCAACTTACCCCAAGTCATAGCAATGAAATGCCACACAAGAGCCATAGAGAAAAGGGAGGCGAGTGTCCATGCTGCAGCTCAGCTTCTCGGTGAGGCTACAAAGATAATCAACACCCTTCAAGAACGTGAACTTCCATGCTTGGATCCAGACGAGTTGGCATCTATTGACAAGTGGCGTGCTTACTTAAAGGATCCATTTCCTTAA